The Desulfatirhabdium butyrativorans DSM 18734 genomic interval AGCTGTACACGCTTGCCAAACGGGACGGATTTCTTGCGACAGAAGAAGACGAGCATCGGGGGATATATGCCAAGCATCTGCACATGCCTAAAGGCAGCTATGTCAATTTCTTGATGTACCTTGCCGGATTTTCCCGTTTTCCGAGACGAATTCTTGCTTTTTTGGCGGATGAAAGGTGCCTGAAGCTCTTTGAGCGGGATTCGATGACCGGCTTCTATTCCCTGCTCTACAAGATCGGGGAATTTTTGATCCTGTTAACCAAAGGATTCAGATCATTGATTCAAGGGGATTTTCTGCGGATATACCGGTATGTGATCCGGGTGACATCGACGATGTCCTGACCATCGGGTAGAAGTGTTGCAATCACCAAAATCCATTTGTGCATCAACAGGAAGGAACTTGTACTTCTATGAGAAAGGACAATGTGCGTGTCCTGCTGATATCGCCGTATCCGGACATCACCTCTTTCGGCCTTCGAACGCTTTCTTCCTATTTGCGCTCGAATGGTGTTTGGACACGGCTGGTGTTCCTTCCCGACCCCCTGGGAGATGATCTGGTTCAGGGTGTTGAACGCTATTCGCATGTGGTGTTGGATGAACTGCAGCGGATGGCCCTCGACGTGGATTTGATCGGTATCGGGTTGATGACCAACTATTTCGACAATGCGCGGCAAATTACCGCATACTTGAAACAACATGTGGCTGCACCGATCATATGGGGAGGCGTGCATCCAACCATACGACCGCTTGAATGTCTCCAATTTGCCGATTGGGTATGTGTCGGAGACGGGGAAGAGGCCTTACTGGAGGTTGCCCGAAAGCTGCATGCAAACGAGCGCCTGGATGATATTCCCAACATCTGGGGAGAAGGGGAGACGGGGATTTTTCAGAATCCACCCCGAGCCCTGACCCGGGATCTGGATAGCTTTCCATTTCCGGATTACTCCTGCAAGGATCATTACATCCTGTATCAGGGGCATATACGCCCGCTGGACATGGAATTGATCCGCCGTTTTCTTTCACATGGAACGGTATCCAGGCATCTTGGCCGGATCGGCTATCAGACCATGACGGGCAGGGGATGCCCGCATAAATGCAGTTACTGCATCAACGATGCGATCAAAACGCTTTATGGAGCGAGTGGGTATTTGCGATGGCGCTCTGTGGGGCATGTCATCGCTGAACTGAAACAGGCAATCAGCCAATTTCCCTTTATCGATTTTATCTGGATTTCCGATGATGCATTTCTGAGCAGAAGTTTGAAGAGCATCCAGTATTTTTGCGACGCGTATAAAAAAGAGATCGGGCTTCCTTTTTCTTGTTTGGCCAGCCCGCTTACCGTTGATGCGGAAAAAATGGAAGCATTGGTCAATGCCGGTCTCAAGTACATCCAGATGGGGGTCCAGACCGGCAGCTCGAGAATGCAAGCCGTATTCAATCGGAAATCGATGAACAATGCCGTTATGCTCTCGGCAATGGAAATCATTCATCGATATCGGGATCGAATGGATCCGCCAAGCTATGATTTTATCCTGGATGTTCCCTATGAATCTTTGCAGGACAAGATCGACAGTCTCCGCCTGATCGCACGAATCCCGAAACCTTTCAGGCTGCAACCATTCGCGCTGGTTCTCTACCCGGGAACGCTGCTGTATGAAAAGGCCAAAACCGATGGACTGATCCAAAACGAAATTCAGGATATTTATGCCAAAAGCTACACCATGCAGTCCCCGACATACACAAACCTGCTGGTGCTTGCTGCCAGAAACGGTCGATTTCCATCCCGCTTGCTGGAAATACTCTCTACCGAACCGCTTGTCGATTTCATGGAAAATCACTTTCCCCGATATGCCGTGAAGCTGCTGTTCATTGCGTTGAAACGGGTCAAGAAAATACTGCGGAAGTTGAAAGGAAGCAGTTGAAGGTATTGCTGATCCAATCGTATTTGGGAATGGCCGAAACGCCGGTCTATCCGATCGGCCTGGCGTGCCTGAAAGCCGAGCTGCACGATTGTGACGTTCGGGTCTTCGATCCGAATCTTCCGATGCACGGCTCTGTATCGCCATACGAAATGCTTTCCGCGGTTTTAGCCGATTTCTGCCCTCAGGTAGTAGGCATATCACTTCGAAACATCGATTCCACCAACAAGCGGAAGGTGGTGTTTTATTTTACGGAATTTGTTCGATTGCTGCGGTTTGTCAAAACCCGGACGCAGGCCGTGATCGTTGTGGGTGGCGCAGGTTTTTCCATGTTTGCCGAGGTGATCATGAAGGCATGTCCGGAGATCGATTTCGGCGTATTCCTGGAAGGAGAAAAGACGTTTCATGAGCTGGTTCGGCATTTGCAATCTCCGGAAGCCGTGAAATCACTGTATTATCGGAAATACGGAGAAATCCGATTTACCGGCCCGGGGGAGCCATTTGGCTTTGAGGCATTGCCGGATCCCGATATGACTGTTGTCCGGCTACCGGCCTACCTGCCGTTTGCGGATTCGATCGGTATCGAGACCAAACGGGGATGCCCATTCCAATGCATTTATTGTCCATACGGTTTCCTGAACGGCAAATCTTACCGGTTGAAAGACCCGGCGCGTATTGTCGATCAACTGGAATACTTGGCGAAAACCTGCGGTCTAACGCAATTTACCTTTACCGATTCGATCTTCAACATTCCGGTGGATCATGCCGAGGCGATCTTGCGCAAGCTGGTGGATCGGAGGCTGACCCTTCAGTGGTCTGCCTGGTTTCATGAACGGGAACTGGATGAAACATTCATCCAATTGGCCATCGAAGCCGGGTGTACAAAGTTTATTTTTTCTCCAGACGGATTTTCGGATCCAGCTCTGGCTGCACTGGGCAAGAAGCTTTCGAAAACAGATATCCTGAGGGGATTTCACCTGATGGCCAAAACCAGTGGGTGCGAAATCAGTTACAATTTTTTTAAAAATCCCCCCAAACAATCCTTGTCCGCTTTTTTGGCCTTGATCGGATTTTGCTTGAAAGCCAAATGGAAGATGGGAAGACGGGTCCATTTCGAATTCAATTCGCTTCGGGTTGAGCCGCATACCGTTTTGTATGACATGGCTGTTGCGGAAGGAATTGTGAAACGGGAAGACGATGTCTTGCATCCTGTCTATTATACGCAAAGAAGGACGAAGTATATCGAACATCTGTTTAATTTGGCGCTGCGATTTGCAGGGAAATGAGGGCTGCATCGTGTCTGAATGCATATTGCCTGCCCTCCGGCGACGCGCTGCTCCGAATAGGTGTTTTCCGTTCAGACACTAAATACATGGGTAGCGGGCAAAACCCCGATTTGGGTAGGAATCGCGTATGATCGTATCCGAGAGCATTGCCAGAGACATGCTGCGGCTTGTGGTCTGGTATCCCCTGAGATGGGTTCTCACCCGGGCACCCGTTTCATGGGGGGTGATGATCCTGCGGACGATGGGGGATATTCATTATATCGTTGGAAGGAAAAAACGCGCACAACTGCTCGAAAATCTCTCGCGGCTCAATCGGAAGATGTGTTGCAGTGATTCTGTGCAATACAAACGAATAATCCGGGAATATTTCCGCAACCATTATGTCGATCATCTGATGATCTTCTTGTTGCCGCGATTGAAGTTGGCCGACATTGACACCCATATCGAACTGGATGGTCTCCATCATTTGGATCGAGCTTTGAGCGAAAAGCGGGGGGTGATCCTGGTTCATGGTCATTTCGGCCCGGTTCATCTGCCCTTGGTCTGTCTCAGCCGGATGGGATATCCCATGATGCAGATCGGGATGCCTTCAGACGAAGGACTGAGCCGCATCGGCAAGTCTGTCGCATTCAGGCTTCGGCTCAAATACGAGGCCCGGCTTTCTGCGGATATCATTCATGCCAAATCCTTTCTGCGACCTGTCATTCAATGGCTGAAACAAAACGGTGTATTGATGATTACGGGCGATGGTACCGGTACGCAGGATCGTACGGGGCGATATGATCGGTTTTCCTTTTTTGGCTTTCCTGTTTTGTTTCCGCTTGGTCCTGCAATCTTGTCCCAAAAAACGGGAAGCGCCCTTCTGCCGTTATTTGTCGTACCCGGCGAGAAGAAGCTGTTCCGGATCGTGATCGAGGAGCCGATTCTGACCAATACCGAGTCCGCGGATATTCGGCTGACAGTGAGCCGATTTATCCGTCGGCTTGAACATCATGTGGGCAACTGGCCGGGATATATGCATTTTCTGGATCGGTTCGAAGAAGGCCAGTGGATCGAAAAATGGGGCGTTGGGTGAATGTATCGTATCGTCAACCGCAAAAAACTGCTGATGACACAGGTTGCCGATGCGATTGGCTACGCCATGCGCCGAATGCTTCGCCGACCCATTGCTTCGGGCGAAACCGGCCTGCTCGATCCGAGCTCCGTAAAACGGATACTGGTGATTCGAACGGCATATATCGGTGACGTGGTGATGACGCTGCCGATATTGAAGCCCCTGAAACAGCGTTTTCCGGATGCCCGCATTTCATTCATGACTTCAAGTGATGCCGCCTCCTTGTTGAAGAACAATCCATACGTGGATGAGGTCCTGGAAGTGAATCCATTCTGGTTTTATTCCGGGAAGAGGTGGGATTGGTTGCGGTCCCTTCGATCCTGGAGAAGATGCCGATTCGATCTGATCATCGAAGCCCGCGGGGATATCCGGGATTTGCTGTTTTTGGTCTTTCTCCTGAGGGCTGGCCGGAAAGTGAGCTATGCGGTGGGCGGCGGCGGATTTGTGCTGACCGATATTGTCAGCCACCCGCGGATCAACCACCGGGTAAACTACCATCTGGATTTGGTGAAATACCTGGATTGCGATGTCGATCCCGACAATCTGGAATGGGATATCTATGAAACAGCAGAGGAAACGGATTGCATCCGCCGCATTCTGGCGGAAGCTGGGATACCGTCATCTTTCTGGTGTGCCCATCCTGGATCCCGATTGCCCTTGAAGCGATGGATGAATGAACGGTATGCAGAGACTTTCGATCGGATATCCGAAACGACCGGTCTGCCGCTGGTGTTGCTTGGAACTCGCGGGGATGCCGGAAATATCCAAGCGATTTGCAGGCTGTTGAAACAACGGCCCTACTGCCTGATCGGAAAATTGGGTTTGCGGGAATTGAGTGGCGTCATCAGAAGGGCTTGCCTGCTGGTTTGCAATGACAGCGCCCCGATGCATATCGCTGCATTGGTGAAAACGCCTACAGTAGCCCTCTTCGGCCCCTCCAAGTCTTCCCAGACCGGTCCGTTCAGCCCGGTGGCGCGCGTGGTCGAAACCCCGTGTATGTGCAGGGAACGATGCGACGAGCATGCCTGTTCGAACCGGGGTTATCACCATTGCATGAAATCAATAGCGGTAAACGATGTCGTCCAAAGCGCTTTGGAATTGTGGAAGCAAACGGCAAGTTTCAGACAATAACCTTTTCCCCCACAGATGATGCGAATGAACGTTGAAATCAGAAAAGCGAATTCGCTCCGTGAAATTCAGACGGGCGTGGGCGAAATATTCGGCTGTTTTTATAATGTCCTGCCAGATTCCAAGGATGCCCGCATCCTGTTGAAACCCAATTTGAACGCCAATATGAATGCATTGACGGGAAATACCACCGATCTGCGCCTGATTGCTGCGATCCTGATGTATCTGAAGGACTTGGGGTATCATCGCATCACGATTGGCGAGGGAACCAACAGCGGATATTACCGGAATGACATCAGCGTGATCTCCCGCCTGAGAATCGACCGGCTGGCGCGCCACTTCGGTGTGGGCGTTCGTGATCTGAACCGGGATCGACCGGTGGATATCGCGTTTGAAAACGGAATTCGTGCAGGGGTTGCCGAAACCTGTTTTCAAAGTGATTTCTGGATCAATCTCCCGAAAATCAAAACCCATTTTGAAGTCGGGATGAGCGTTTGTTTGAAAAACCTGATGGGCTGTCTGGTCGGTCAGGACAACAAGAAGAAAACCCACCAGAGTCTAGCCAAAAATATCGTGAATCTCAATATGCAGTGCAAACCTCAGCTTCATGTCATCGACGGATTGATTGCAATGGAAGGACTGGGGCCGACGAGGGGAACGCCGGTACATCTCGGCCTGATTCTGGGCGGAACGGATCCCTTTCTGCTGGATATGGTCTGTGCTCGGATTGCCGGGTTCAATCCCCTGGATATTTTGACGCTTCAGGAGGCTGAATCCAGGGGCTTGATCGGCAAGGCCCATTTTGAATACGTGAACCATCTGAACCTGGACGGTTTGATGAAGGCATTCAACATGCCCAGGGCAAATATCCTGGCTTCTTTTGTTCATCACCCCAGACGTCAGAAATATTTTCTGGCGGTTCGCAATACCCGGCTCTTGACATGGCTTGCGGCAACCAGGGGATTCGGACGGCTGCTGTTTCTGAGCGGCCTGCGGCAGGACAATTTTATTCGGGAAGAAATGCGGCTGGATCGGCTGACCTGGCAGTCCGGGCGCTGCGAGCCGGGGTGCACAAAGTGTTCGGACTATTGTCCGCTCGGACTCAATCCGGTCATCGCTATTCAGAACGGCGATACCCGATGCATCGGATGTCTCTATTGTTTTCTGGTCTGCCCCAGCAGGGCCATTGCATTTGAAGGGCGGCTTGGGTTTATGGCGGAACAACTACGCCAGTACGATGAGCTTGTACGAACCGTTTGCTGACAGGCTTTGGCGTAAAACGAGGCTTTCATGCAGGCGCATTTGTTTGCGGCATATCATTTGGATAGAAAAAACAATTATTGCGATGACGCCTGAACGGAAATCTGCTATTCGGTGCAGCACGCAGACTGCCCTTCGTCTCAGGTTTTAACCAAAACGGGTTTTCCGTTCAGGCACTGCAACAGGATAACCGACTTATCGGGAGATTCATGAAAGCCCTCTTGCTCAACCCACCATTTTTACCCAAGTTTTCTCGACCCCAGCGAAGTCCAGCTGTCACCAAAAGCGGAACCCTGTATTATCCGATCTGGCTTGCCTATGCCACGGGCGTGCTGGAACAGGACTGGGTGGCGGCCACCCTGCTCGATGCACCTGCCAGGGGATTTTCCCTGACCGACACGGTGTCCTATGCAGCATCCATGAAGCCCGATCTCGTCGTCATGGACACCAGCACCCCCAGCATTCAAAACGATATGCTGGTTGCTATGAAGCTCCGGGATGCGATTCCGGATTGCTTTATCGTTATGGTGGGAACACATGTTTCTGCGCTTGCCGAAGAAACCCTTCTGACATGCGATGCCATCGATGCCGTTGCCAGAAGGGAATACGAATATACGATTCGGGATTTAAGCAGAGTGTTGAGGCAGAATCGGGTTGATCGAAACCGGAACGATGGGCTTCAGGGTATAGGCGGTCTTTCTTACCGAATGAATGGGCATGTCGTTCACAATCCGGATCGGGTTTATATCGCTCACCTGGACAACCTGCCCTGGGTCAGCACGGTTTACCAGAAGCATCTGAATATCAGGGATTATTTTAACCCGAATGCCTTGTACCCGATGGTGACGCTGATCACAAGCCGCGGATGTCCTTTCCGGTGCAGTTTCTGTTTGTATCCCCAGACATTGACCGGCAGGCGGTACCGTTTTCGCAGTATTGCGGATGTGTTGGACGAAATCGAATTTGTCGTTCGGACATTTCCGGACGCGCAGTCGATATTTTTTGAAGATGATACCCTGACCGCGAATAAACAGCGCTGCCTTCAATTTGCGGACGGGATTGTACAACGGGGAATCCGAATTCCCTGGACCGCCAATTCCCGCATCGAAGTGGATCTGGAAACCATGATCCGGATCCGGGCCGCCGGATGCCGGCAGTTGTGTGTCGGGTTTGAAAGCGGCAGTCAGCAGGTGCTCGATTCCATGAAAAAAGGCATCCAAATCGAGCGGATGCAGCGGTTCATGCGTGATGCCAGGCAAGCCGGGATATTGATTCATGGCTGCTTCATGGTCGGATTTCCCGGAGAGACGGCAGAAAGCGTTCAACAAACCATCGATCTGGCGATCCGGCTCAAACCGGACACGGTGCAGTTTTATCCGGTAATGGTTTATCCGGGCACGGAAGCCTACGACAGCTATTTGCGCAAAGGCTGGATCACCTCCCGAGACTACCGGGACTGGGTGACAACGGAGGGCCTCCACAATTGCGTCGTACGCAATGAATTTCTGACGTCCCGAGATTTGGTCCGACTGTGCGATCTGGCGCGAAGGCGCTTTTATCTCCGACCGGGCTATATCCTCTATAAGTTGAGGCAGATGCTGGAGAGGCCATCGGAGGTGATCCGGACTGTCAAGGCAGCCAGGACGTTTTGCCGGCATCTTCTGGTCGGATCCAGGGTGTAGCAGGATGAAATCTGTAAAGAGCGGGAAGAACATCGAGTTCTCCGTTATCGTGCCTGCCTTCAATTCCGGAAGAACACTGCCCCTATGCCTTGAAGCGCTCGAACGGCAGGACCTGGACAGAGGGCGCTTTGAAATCATTGTCGTGGATGATGGCTCAACAGACAATACATCGGAGCTTGTGCAGCGGTTTGATGTTCGTTATGTGTTTCAGGATAACCGGGGGCCGGCAAGCGCCCGGAACGCCGGAGTCGATGTTGCGTCGGGCCAAATCGTTCTTTTTACGGATGCCGACTGTATGCCTTGTCCCGATTGGGTTGAAGAGATGGTGCGCCCATTTTCGGATGCCGGGATCGTTGCCGTAAAAGGGCGTTATCGAACGCGACAAACGGAATTGGTCGCCAGATTTGTGCAGATGGAATTTGAGGATCGCTATGACATGCTTCAAAGGTATGAGGCCATCGACATGATCGATACCTATTCCGCTGCCTTCCGAAAAGATGTATTTCAACGAATGGGCGGATTCGACACCAGATTTCCGAAAGCAAACAACGAAGATACGGACCTTTCCTATCGCCTGGCGTCAGCGGGCTGCAAAATGGTATTCAATCCGAAGGCGGTTGTCTTCCATACCCATCCGGCCACGCTTGCAAAATATCTGAAAATCAAATTCTGGAGAGGGTACTGGCGAATGGTTGTATACCGCAAATACCCCCATAAAGCCTTCAAGGACACGTACACACCCAATGTCCTGAAACTCCAGACCATTCTGATGGCATTGTCCTTTCCGGTATGCCTCCTTTCGATCGGGGATAGCCGCATCCTTCCATGGCTTGTATCGATTTGGGGTGTCGTATGGATGAGCGCCCTTCCGTTTTCACTGAAAACGTATCGAAAAGACAAGGCGGCAGGGC includes:
- a CDS encoding glycosyltransferase family 9 protein, translated to MYRIVNRKKLLMTQVADAIGYAMRRMLRRPIASGETGLLDPSSVKRILVIRTAYIGDVVMTLPILKPLKQRFPDARISFMTSSDAASLLKNNPYVDEVLEVNPFWFYSGKRWDWLRSLRSWRRCRFDLIIEARGDIRDLLFLVFLLRAGRKVSYAVGGGGFVLTDIVSHPRINHRVNYHLDLVKYLDCDVDPDNLEWDIYETAEETDCIRRILAEAGIPSSFWCAHPGSRLPLKRWMNERYAETFDRISETTGLPLVLLGTRGDAGNIQAICRLLKQRPYCLIGKLGLRELSGVIRRACLLVCNDSAPMHIAALVKTPTVALFGPSKSSQTGPFSPVARVVETPCMCRERCDEHACSNRGYHHCMKSIAVNDVVQSALELWKQTASFRQ
- a CDS encoding B12-binding domain-containing radical SAM protein, with the protein product MKVLLIQSYLGMAETPVYPIGLACLKAELHDCDVRVFDPNLPMHGSVSPYEMLSAVLADFCPQVVGISLRNIDSTNKRKVVFYFTEFVRLLRFVKTRTQAVIVVGGAGFSMFAEVIMKACPEIDFGVFLEGEKTFHELVRHLQSPEAVKSLYYRKYGEIRFTGPGEPFGFEALPDPDMTVVRLPAYLPFADSIGIETKRGCPFQCIYCPYGFLNGKSYRLKDPARIVDQLEYLAKTCGLTQFTFTDSIFNIPVDHAEAILRKLVDRRLTLQWSAWFHERELDETFIQLAIEAGCTKFIFSPDGFSDPALAALGKKLSKTDILRGFHLMAKTSGCEISYNFFKNPPKQSLSAFLALIGFCLKAKWKMGRRVHFEFNSLRVEPHTVLYDMAVAEGIVKREDDVLHPVYYTQRRTKYIEHLFNLALRFAGK
- a CDS encoding DUF362 domain-containing protein: MNVEIRKANSLREIQTGVGEIFGCFYNVLPDSKDARILLKPNLNANMNALTGNTTDLRLIAAILMYLKDLGYHRITIGEGTNSGYYRNDISVISRLRIDRLARHFGVGVRDLNRDRPVDIAFENGIRAGVAETCFQSDFWINLPKIKTHFEVGMSVCLKNLMGCLVGQDNKKKTHQSLAKNIVNLNMQCKPQLHVIDGLIAMEGLGPTRGTPVHLGLILGGTDPFLLDMVCARIAGFNPLDILTLQEAESRGLIGKAHFEYVNHLNLDGLMKAFNMPRANILASFVHHPRRQKYFLAVRNTRLLTWLAATRGFGRLLFLSGLRQDNFIREEMRLDRLTWQSGRCEPGCTKCSDYCPLGLNPVIAIQNGDTRCIGCLYCFLVCPSRAIAFEGRLGFMAEQLRQYDELVRTVC
- a CDS encoding lysophospholipid acyltransferase family protein gives rise to the protein MIVSESIARDMLRLVVWYPLRWVLTRAPVSWGVMILRTMGDIHYIVGRKKRAQLLENLSRLNRKMCCSDSVQYKRIIREYFRNHYVDHLMIFLLPRLKLADIDTHIELDGLHHLDRALSEKRGVILVHGHFGPVHLPLVCLSRMGYPMMQIGMPSDEGLSRIGKSVAFRLRLKYEARLSADIIHAKSFLRPVIQWLKQNGVLMITGDGTGTQDRTGRYDRFSFFGFPVLFPLGPAILSQKTGSALLPLFVVPGEKKLFRIVIEEPILTNTESADIRLTVSRFIRRLEHHVGNWPGYMHFLDRFEEGQWIEKWGVG
- a CDS encoding B12-binding domain-containing radical SAM protein; the protein is MKALLLNPPFLPKFSRPQRSPAVTKSGTLYYPIWLAYATGVLEQDWVAATLLDAPARGFSLTDTVSYAASMKPDLVVMDTSTPSIQNDMLVAMKLRDAIPDCFIVMVGTHVSALAEETLLTCDAIDAVARREYEYTIRDLSRVLRQNRVDRNRNDGLQGIGGLSYRMNGHVVHNPDRVYIAHLDNLPWVSTVYQKHLNIRDYFNPNALYPMVTLITSRGCPFRCSFCLYPQTLTGRRYRFRSIADVLDEIEFVVRTFPDAQSIFFEDDTLTANKQRCLQFADGIVQRGIRIPWTANSRIEVDLETMIRIRAAGCRQLCVGFESGSQQVLDSMKKGIQIERMQRFMRDARQAGILIHGCFMVGFPGETAESVQQTIDLAIRLKPDTVQFYPVMVYPGTEAYDSYLRKGWITSRDYRDWVTTEGLHNCVVRNEFLTSRDLVRLCDLARRRFYLRPGYILYKLRQMLERPSEVIRTVKAARTFCRHLLVGSRV
- a CDS encoding B12-binding domain-containing radical SAM protein, coding for MRKDNVRVLLISPYPDITSFGLRTLSSYLRSNGVWTRLVFLPDPLGDDLVQGVERYSHVVLDELQRMALDVDLIGIGLMTNYFDNARQITAYLKQHVAAPIIWGGVHPTIRPLECLQFADWVCVGDGEEALLEVARKLHANERLDDIPNIWGEGETGIFQNPPRALTRDLDSFPFPDYSCKDHYILYQGHIRPLDMELIRRFLSHGTVSRHLGRIGYQTMTGRGCPHKCSYCINDAIKTLYGASGYLRWRSVGHVIAELKQAISQFPFIDFIWISDDAFLSRSLKSIQYFCDAYKKEIGLPFSCLASPLTVDAEKMEALVNAGLKYIQMGVQTGSSRMQAVFNRKSMNNAVMLSAMEIIHRYRDRMDPPSYDFILDVPYESLQDKIDSLRLIARIPKPFRLQPFALVLYPGTLLYEKAKTDGLIQNEIQDIYAKSYTMQSPTYTNLLVLAARNGRFPSRLLEILSTEPLVDFMENHFPRYAVKLLFIALKRVKKILRKLKGSS
- a CDS encoding glycosyltransferase, whose translation is MKSVKSGKNIEFSVIVPAFNSGRTLPLCLEALERQDLDRGRFEIIVVDDGSTDNTSELVQRFDVRYVFQDNRGPASARNAGVDVASGQIVLFTDADCMPCPDWVEEMVRPFSDAGIVAVKGRYRTRQTELVARFVQMEFEDRYDMLQRYEAIDMIDTYSAAFRKDVFQRMGGFDTRFPKANNEDTDLSYRLASAGCKMVFNPKAVVFHTHPATLAKYLKIKFWRGYWRMVVYRKYPHKAFKDTYTPNVLKLQTILMALSFPVCLLSIGDSRILPWLVSIWGVVWMSALPFSLKTYRKDKAAGLASPWIILLRSMVFAAGSLLGLLKSLIQPLK